The Manis javanica isolate MJ-LG chromosome 6, MJ_LKY, whole genome shotgun sequence genome contains a region encoding:
- the LOC118971349 gene encoding olfactory receptor 2A12-like codes for MGSNQTWITEVILLGFQVDPALECFLFGLFSLFYTFTLLGNGVILGLICLDSRLHTPMYFFLSHLAIVDMSYASNNVPKMLAILVSQERTISFVLCVMQTFLYLAFAHTECLVLVVMSYDRYVAICHPLRYSVLLSWRVCTVLAASCWIFSSLLALVHLILILRLPFCGPQKINHFFCQITLVLKLACADTRLNQVVIFAASVFILVGPLCLVLVSYTRILGAILRIQSGEGRRKAFSTCSSHLCVVGLFFGSAIVLYMAPKSIHSQEQRKILSLFYSLFNPMLNPLIYSLRNTEVKGALSRFLGKRRLV; via the coding sequence ATGGGAAGCAACCAGACATGGATCACAGAAGTCATCCTGCTGGGATTCCAGGTCGATCCCGCACTGGAGTGTTTCCTCTTTggactcttctctctcttctataCCTTCACCCTTTTGGGGAATGGGGTGATCCTGGGGCTCATCTGCCTGGACTCTAGActgcacacccccatgtacttcttcctctcacACCTGGCCATTGTTGACATGTCCTATGCTTCCAACAATGTCCCCAAGATGCTGGCTATTCTTGTGAGTCAGGAAAGAACCATCTCCTTTGTTCTGTGCGTAATGCAGACCTTTTTGTATCTGGCCTTTGCTCACACTGAGTGCCTGGTTTTGGTGGTGATGTCCTACGATcggtatgtggccatctgccaccccctACGTTACTCCGTCCTCCTGAGCTGGAGGGTGTGCACGGTCCTGGCTGCATCCTGCTGGATATTCAGCTCCCTGCTGGCCCTGGTCCATCTGATTCTCATTCTGAGGCTGCCCTTTTGTGGGCCGCAAAAAATCAACCACTTTTTCTGTCAAATCACGTTAGTACTCAAGCTGGCCTGTGCTGACACCAGGCTCAACCAAGTTGTCATCTTTGCTGCTTCTGTGTTTATCTTAGTGGGGCCCCTCTGCTTGGTGCTGGTGTCCTACACGCGCATCCTGGGTGCCATCCTGAGGATCCAGTCCGGGGAGGGCCGCaggaaggccttctccacctgctcctcccacctctgcGTGGTGGGGCTCTTCTTCGGCAGCGCCATCGTCCTGTACATGGCCCCCAAATCCATCCACTCTCAAGAACAGAGGAAGATTCTGTCGCTGTTTTACAGCCTTTTCAACCCTATGCTGAATCCCCTGATCTACAGTTTGAGGAACACAGAGGTCAAGGGGGCCCTGAGCAGATTTCTGGGAAAGAGGAGGTTGGTGTGA
- the LOC108395777 gene encoding olfactory receptor 2A25 yields MGLNRTSATEFVLLGFPLSQRIQVLLFGLFSLLYALTLLGNGAILGIISLNPQLHTPMYFFLCHLAAVDMAYACNTVPQMLVNLLRPARPISFAGCMAQTFLFLTFAHTECLLLVVMSYDRYVAICRPLRYSAVVSRKVCITLVGTSWVLGVLLALVHLGLLLPLRFCGPWKINHFFCEITAVLKLACADTHINELLVLAGAVSVLVGPFSSIVVSYIHILHAVLKIQSGEGRQKAFSTCSSHLCVVGLFYGSAITMYVGPRYGNSREQKKYLLLFHSLFNPMLNPLIYSLRNKEVKAALKRIFGKERTA; encoded by the coding sequence ATGGGTCTAAATCGGACCTCTGCCACAGAGTTCGTCCTGCTGGGATTTCCCCTCAGCCAGAGGATTCAGGTCCTTCTCTTTGGGCTCTTCTCCCTGCTCTATGCCCTCACCCTGCTGGGGAATGGGGCCATCCTGGGGATCATCTCCCTGAACCCCCAGctgcacacccccatgtacttcttcctctgtcACCTGGCCGCTGTCGACATGGCCTATGCCTGCAACACGGTGCCCCAGATGCTGGTGAACCTCCTGCGTCCAGCCAGGCCCATCTCCTTTGCCGGCTGCATGGCACAgacctttctctttctgacttttgCTCACACGGAATGTCTTCTCCTGGTGGTGATGTCCTATGATcggtatgtggccatctgccgcCCCCTCCGGTATTCTGCCGTCGTGAGCCGGAAAGTGTGCATCACCCTGGTGGGGACTTCCTGGGTTTTAGGAGTCCTCCTGGCCCTAGTTCATCTAGGGTTACTCCTGCCATTACGCTTCTGTGGACCCTGGAAAATCAAtcactttttctgtgaaattaCAGCTGTGCTCAAGCTTGCCTGTGCAGACACCCACATCAATGAGCTCCTGGTTTTGGCTGGGGCGGTGTCTGTGCTGGTGGGACCCTTCTCCTCTATCGTGGTATCTTACATTCATATTCTACATGCCGTCCTGAAGATCCAGTCAGGGGAGGGGCGCCAGaaagccttttccacctgctcctcccacctctgtGTGGTGGGGCTTTTTTATGGCTCAGCCATCACCATGTACGTTGGGCCCAGGTATGGGAACTCCAGGGAGCAAAAGAAATATCTCCTCCTGTTTCACAGCCTTTTCAATCCCATGCTCAACCCTCTCATCTATAGTCTGAGGAACAAAGAAGTCAAAGCTGCTCTGAAGAGGATATTTGGAAAAGAGAGAACTGCATGA
- the LOC118971348 gene encoding olfactory receptor 2A14-like: protein MGSNQTWIPEVILLGFQVNPALECFLFGLFSLFYTFTLLGNGVILGLICLDSRLHTPMYFFLSHLAIVDMSYASNNVPKMLGNLVSQERTISFVLCIMQTFLYLAFAHTECLVLVVMSYDRYVAICHPLRYSVIMSWRACTVLAVTSWVFSSLLALVHVVLILRLPFCGPHEINHFFCEILSVLKLACADTRLNQVVIFAACIFIILGPLCLVLVSYTRILGAILRIQSGEGRRKAFSTCSSHLCVVGLFFGSAIIMYMAPKSRHPEVQQKILSLFYSLFNPMLNPLIYSLRNAEVKGALRRGLCKGRQT, encoded by the coding sequence ATGGGAAGCAACCAGACATGGATCCCAGAAGTCATCCTGCTGGGATTCCAGGTCAATCCCGCACTGGAGTGTTTCCTCTTTggactcttctctctcttctataCTTTCACCCTTTTGGGGAATGGGGTGATCCTGGGGCTCATCTGCCTGGACTCTAGActgcacacccccatgtacttcttcctctcacACCTGGCCATCGTTGACATGTCCTATGCTTCCAACAATGTCCCCAAGATGCTGGGAAATCTTGTGAGTCAGGAAAGAACCATCTCCTTTGTTCTGTGCATAATGCAGACCTTTTTGTATCTGGCCTTTGCTCACACTGAGTGCCTGGTTTTGGTGGTGATGTCCTATGATcggtatgtggccatctgccaccccctACGTTACTCTGTCATCATGAGCTGGAGAGCATGCACGGTCCTGGCCGTCACTTCCTGGGTGTTTAGCTCCCTCCTGGCCCTGGTCCACGTGGTTCTCATCCTGAGGCTGCCCTTCTGTGGACCTCATGAAATCAACCACTTCTTCTGTGAAATCCTGTCTGTCCTCAAGCTGGCCTGTGCTGACACCAGGCTCAACCAGGTTGTCATCTTTGCCGCGTGTATTTTTATCATACTGGGGCCCCTCTGCTTGGTGCTGGTGTCCTACACGCGCATCCTGGGTGCCATCCTGAGGATCCAGTCTGGGGAGGGCCGCAgaaaggccttctccacctgctcctcccacctctgcGTGGTGGGGCTCTTCTTTGGCAGCGCCATTATCATGTACATGGCCCCCAAATCCCGCCACCCTGAGGTGCAGCAAAAGATCCTTTCCCTGTTTTACAGTCTTTTTAACCCTATGCTGAACCCACtgatctacagcctgaggaacgCAGAGGTCAAGGGGGCCTtgcggagagggctgtgcaaggGGAGGCAGACATGA
- the LOC108395773 gene encoding olfactory receptor 2A5, with protein sequence MTGNQTWVTEFILLGFALSPKMQLFLFGLFSLLYALTLLGNGAILGLIWLDSRLHTPMYFFLSHLAIVDISYASNNVPKMLANLLYGEKTISFAPCIMQTFLYMAFAHTECLILVMMSYDRCVAICHPLHYSVIMSWRVCMVLAVTSWACGSLLALVHVGLILRLPFCGPHEINHFFCEILSVLKLACADTRLNQVVIFAASVFILVGPLCLVLVSYTRILGAILRIQSREGRRKAFSTCSSHLCVVGLFFGSAIVLYMAPKSRHPEDQQKILSLFYSLFNPMLNPLIYSLRNAEVKGALQRALWKERHM encoded by the coding sequence GTTCCTCTTTGGGCTCTTCTCCCTGCTCTACGCCCTCACCCTGCTGGGGAACGGGGCCATCCTGGGGCTCATCTGGCTGGACTCCCGGctgcacacccccatgtacttcttcctctctcaCCTGGCCATTGTTGATATTTCATATGCTTCAAATAATGTCCCGAAGATGCTGGCCAACCTTCTGTATGGGGAGAAAACCATCTCCTTTGCCCCATGCATAATGCAGACCTTTTTATACATGGCTTTTGCTCACACTGAGTGTCTCATCTTAGTAATGATGTCCTATGATCGGtgtgtggccatctgccaccccctACATTACTCCGTCATCATGAGCTGGAGAGTGTGTATGGTCCTGGCCGTCACTTCCTGGGCATGTGGCTCCCTCCTGGCCCTGGTCCACGTGGGTCTCATCCTGAGGCTGCCCTTCTGTGGGCCTCATGAAATCAACCACTTCTTCTGTGAAATCCTGTCTGTCCTCAAGCTGGCCTGCGCTGACACCAGGCTCAACCAAGTTGTCATCTTTGCTGCTTCTGTGTTTATCTTAGTGGGGCCCCTCTGCTTGGTGCTGGTGTCCTACACGCGCATCCTGGGTGCCATCCTGAGAATCCAGTCCAGGGAGGGCCGCAgaaaggccttctccacctgctcctcccacctctgtGTGGTGGGGCTCTTCTTCGGCAGCGCCATCGTCCTGTACATGGCCCCCAAATCCCGCCACCCTGAGGACCAGCAAAAGATCCTTTCCCTGTTTTACAGTCTTTTTAACCCTATGCTGAACCCACtgatctacagcctgaggaacgCAGAGGTCAAGGGTGCTTTGCAAAGAGCACTGTGGAAGGAGAGGCATATGTGA